The genomic segment GCCCATGGCGCGATACTCCATCACGCCGAGTGCGCCGTGACGCTTGGACAGCTTGGCACCGTCGCCGCCGAGGATCATCGACACATGCGCGTAGGCCGGCGGCTCGGCGCCGAGCGCGCGGAAGATGTTGATCTGGCGCGGCGTGTTGTTGACGTGATCGTCACCGCGAATGACATGGCTGATGCCCATGTCCAGATCGTCCACGACCACGCAGAAATTGTAGGTCGGCGTGCCGTCGGCACGCGCGATGATGAGGTCGTCCAGCTCGCGATTGGCGACCGTGATCGGACCCTTGATGAGGTCCTCGATCACCACCTCGCCGTCCTGCGGGTTGCGGAAGCGCACCACCGGCTTCACGCCTTCAGGCGGCGCCGGCAAGGTCTTGCCAGGCTCGGGTCGCCAGCGGCCGTCATAGCGCGGCTTTTCCTTGTTGGCCTGCTGCTGCGCGCGCAGGGCGTCCAGCTCCTCTTTCGAGGCATAGCAGTGATAGGCCGTACCGGCTTTCAGCATCTGCGCAATCACCTCGCGATACCGATCGAAGCGCTGCGTCTGGTAGACGATCTCGAAGTCGGACTTCAGACCCAGCCAGGCCATGCCCTCGAAGATCGCGTCCACAGCCGGCTGCGTAGAGCGCTCGCGGTCGGTGTCCTCGATGCGCAGCAGAAACCGGCCGCCACGGCGCCTGGCATACAGATAGGAGAACAGCGCGGTGCGAGCGCCGCCGATGTGGAGAAATCCGGTGGGACTGGGGGCAAAACGGGTGACGATGGACATTTTCGAAATGGCTGGGCGTGCGGCGCCGGGCGGAGAAAAAAGAGCCCTGCAGTTTACAGGAAGCCCGCGCCGACAGCCTGTAGAATGCCTGTTCGTCCGGCCCTTGAATCCTTGTGACCAGCCTTTTCGTCGAACACCTGACTGTCATCGACAGCGCAATTCTTGATGCCGCGCGCGGCCTGGTCGGCGAGAGCTGGATCGTGGACGTGGAACTGCACGGCGAGCTGGACGACCAGTCCATGGTGCTCGACTTCGGCGAAGTCAAGCGACGCCTCAAGCGCGCCATCGACTCCAGCGTCGATCACACCCTGCTGGTTCCCCGTCTCGCACCCGAGTTGCAATTCGACGAGACGATCGAGCGCACGCAACTGATCTTCAAGTCGGACCTCGGCGC from the Gammaproteobacteria bacterium genome contains:
- the gltX gene encoding glutamate--tRNA ligase; protein product: MSIVTRFAPSPTGFLHIGGARTALFSYLYARRRGGRFLLRIEDTDRERSTQPAVDAIFEGMAWLGLKSDFEIVYQTQRFDRYREVIAQMLKAGTAYHCYASKEELDALRAQQQANKEKPRYDGRWRPEPGKTLPAPPEGVKPVVRFRNPQDGEVVIEDLIKGPITVANRELDDLIIARADGTPTYNFCVVVDDLDMGISHVIRGDDHVNNTPRQINIFRALGAEPPAYAHVSMILGGDGAKLSKRHGALGVMEYRAMGFLPEAMLNYLVRLGWSHGDQELFTREEMEQYFDFDHVSSAPARFDMEKAYWVNHQYLKTADLAVVEPEFDWHLRRANLDPAAGPALSEVILAQRERCRTLLEMTEKSAFLYSEIESYNEKDASKHLTIAAADILKALIERLGALPAWDAEAIHGAVHGVAEAHGVGLGKVAQPIRVAVVGMAVSPPIDETLRLLGRDRTIARLGAALNHIGLRA